In a single window of the Pongo abelii isolate AG06213 chromosome 1, NHGRI_mPonAbe1-v2.0_pri, whole genome shotgun sequence genome:
- the UBXN11 gene encoding UBX domain-containing protein 11 isoform X5, producing the protein MLSDGRGSEEKISVPSCYGGIGAPVSRQVPASHNSELMASMTRKLWDLEQQVKAQTDEILSKVGLQDRKIAALEDLVQTLQPHPAEATLQRQEELETMCVQLQRQVREMERFLGDYGLQWVGEPMDQEDSESKTVSEDGERDWMTAKKFWKPGDSLAPPEVDFDRLLASLQDLSELVVEGDTQVTPVPGGARLRTLEPIPLKLYRNGIMMFDGPFQPFYDPSTQRCLRDILDGFFPSELQRLYPNGVPFKVSDLRNQVYLEDGLDPFPGEGRVVGRQRMHKALDRVEEHPGSRMTAEKFLNRLPKFVIRQGEVVDIRGPIRDTLQNCCPLSARIQEIVVETPTLAAERERSQESPNTPAPPLSMLRIKSENGEQAFLLMMQPDNTIGDVRALLAQARAMDASAFEIFSTFPPTLYQDDALTLQAAGLVPKAALLLRARRAPKSSPKFSPGPCPGPGPSPSPQ; encoded by the exons TCCCTGCATCGCATAACTCGGAGCTGATGGCCTCCATGACGAGGAAGTTGTGGGACCTGGAGCAGCAGGTGAAGGCCCAGACTGATGAGATACTGTCCAAGGTGGGGCTCCAG GATCGGAAGATAGCGGCCCTGGAGGACCTGGTGCAGACCCTCCAGCCACATCCAG CCGAGGCAACCCTGCAGCGGCAGGAGGAACTGGAGACGATGTGCGTGCAGCTGCAGCGGCAGGTCAGGGAGATGGAG CGGTTCCTCGGTGACTATGGCCTGCAGTGGGTGGGCGAGCCCATGGACCAGGAGGACTCAGAGAGCAAGACGGTCTCAGAGGATGGCGAGAGGGACTGGATGACAGCCAAGAAGTTCTGGAAGCCAG GGGACTCATTGGCGCCCCCTGAGGTGGACTTTGACAGGCTGCTGGCCAGCCTGCAGGATCTTAGTGAGCTGGTGGTAGAGGGTGACACCCAGGTGACACCAGTGCCCGGCGGGGCACGGCTGCGTACCCTCGAGCCCATCCCGCTGAAGCTCTACCGGAATGGCATCATGATGTTCGACGGGCCCTTCCAGCCCTTCTACGATCCCTCCACACAG CGCTGTCTCCGAGACATATTGGATGGCTTCTTTCCCTCAGAGCTCCAGCGACTGTACCCCAACGGGGTCCCCTTTAAG GTGAGTGACTTGCGCAATCAGGTCTACCTGGAGGATGGGCTGGACCCCTTCCCAGGCGAGGGCCGTGTGGTGGGCAGGCAGCGGATGCACAAGGCCTTGGACAGGGTGGAGGAGCACCCAG GCTCCAGGATGACTGCTGAGAAATTTCTGAACAGGCTCCCCAAGTTTGTGATCCGGCAAGGCGAGGTGGTTGACATCCGGGGCCCCATCAGGGACACCTTGCAG AACTGCTGCCCATTGTCTGCCCGGATCCAGGAGATTGTGGTGGAGACGCCCACCTTGGCCGCTGAACGAGAGAG GAGCCAGGAGTCGCCCAACACGCCGGCACCCCCGCTCTCCATGCTGCGCATCAAGTCTGAGAATGGGGAACAGGCCTTCCTACTGATGATGCAGCCTGACAACACCATTGGGGATGTGCGAGCTCTGCTAGCGCAGGCCAG GGCCATGGATGCCTCCGCCTTTGAGATCTTCAGCACATTCCCACCCACCCTCTACCAGGATGATGCACTCACGCTGCAGGCTGCAGGCCTGGTGCCCAAAGCAGCACTGCTGCTGCGGGCACGCCGAGCCCCGAAGTCCAGCCCGAAATTCAGTCCTGGTCCCTGTCCCGGTCCCGGCCCCAGTCCCAGCCCCCAATAA
- the UBXN11 gene encoding UBX domain-containing protein 11 isoform X4 — protein MSSPLASLSKTRKVPLPSEPVNPGRRGIRIYGDVPASHNSELMASMTRKLWDLEQQVKAQTDEILSKDRKIAALEDLVQTLQPHPAEATLQRQEELETMCVQLQRQVREMERFLGDYGLQWVGEPMDQEDSESKTVSEDGERDWMTAKKFWKPGDSLAPPEVDFDRLLASLQDLSELVVEGDTQVTPVPGGARLRTLEPIPLKLYRNGIMMFDGPFQPFYDPSTQRCLRDILDGFFPSELQRLYPNGVPFKVSDLRNQVYLEDGLDPFPGEGRVVGRQRMHKALDRVEEHPGSRMTAEKFLNRLPKFVIRQGEVVDIRGPIRDTLQNCCPLSARIQEIVVETPTLAAERERSQESPNTPAPPLSMLRIKSENGEQAFLLMMQPDNTIGDVRALLAQARAMDASAFEIFSTFPPTLYQDDALTLQAAGLVPKAALLLRARRAPKSSPKFSPGPCPGPGPSPSPQ, from the exons TCCCTGCATCGCATAACTCGGAGCTGATGGCCTCCATGACGAGGAAGTTGTGGGACCTGGAGCAGCAGGTGAAGGCCCAGACTGATGAGATACTGTCCAAG GATCGGAAGATAGCGGCCCTGGAGGACCTGGTGCAGACCCTCCAGCCACATCCAG CCGAGGCAACCCTGCAGCGGCAGGAGGAACTGGAGACGATGTGCGTGCAGCTGCAGCGGCAGGTCAGGGAGATGGAG CGGTTCCTCGGTGACTATGGCCTGCAGTGGGTGGGCGAGCCCATGGACCAGGAGGACTCAGAGAGCAAGACGGTCTCAGAGGATGGCGAGAGGGACTGGATGACAGCCAAGAAGTTCTGGAAGCCAG GGGACTCATTGGCGCCCCCTGAGGTGGACTTTGACAGGCTGCTGGCCAGCCTGCAGGATCTTAGTGAGCTGGTGGTAGAGGGTGACACCCAGGTGACACCAGTGCCCGGCGGGGCACGGCTGCGTACCCTCGAGCCCATCCCGCTGAAGCTCTACCGGAATGGCATCATGATGTTCGACGGGCCCTTCCAGCCCTTCTACGATCCCTCCACACAG CGCTGTCTCCGAGACATATTGGATGGCTTCTTTCCCTCAGAGCTCCAGCGACTGTACCCCAACGGGGTCCCCTTTAAG GTGAGTGACTTGCGCAATCAGGTCTACCTGGAGGATGGGCTGGACCCCTTCCCAGGCGAGGGCCGTGTGGTGGGCAGGCAGCGGATGCACAAGGCCTTGGACAGGGTGGAGGAGCACCCAG GCTCCAGGATGACTGCTGAGAAATTTCTGAACAGGCTCCCCAAGTTTGTGATCCGGCAAGGCGAGGTGGTTGACATCCGGGGCCCCATCAGGGACACCTTGCAG AACTGCTGCCCATTGTCTGCCCGGATCCAGGAGATTGTGGTGGAGACGCCCACCTTGGCCGCTGAACGAGAGAG GAGCCAGGAGTCGCCCAACACGCCGGCACCCCCGCTCTCCATGCTGCGCATCAAGTCTGAGAATGGGGAACAGGCCTTCCTACTGATGATGCAGCCTGACAACACCATTGGGGATGTGCGAGCTCTGCTAGCGCAGGCCAG GGCCATGGATGCCTCCGCCTTTGAGATCTTCAGCACATTCCCACCCACCCTCTACCAGGATGATGCACTCACGCTGCAGGCTGCAGGCCTGGTGCCCAAAGCAGCACTGCTGCTGCGGGCACGCCGAGCCCCGAAGTCCAGCCCGAAATTCAGTCCTGGTCCCTGTCCCGGTCCCGGCCCCAGTCCCAGCCCCCAATAA
- the UBXN11 gene encoding UBX domain-containing protein 11 isoform X6 gives MLSDGRGSEEKISVPSCYGGIGAPVSRQVPASHNSELMASMTRKLWDLEQQVKAQTDEILSKDRKIAALEDLVQTLQPHPAEATLQRQEELETMCVQLQRQVREMERFLGDYGLQWVGEPMDQEDSESKTVSEDGERDWMTAKKFWKPGDSLAPPEVDFDRLLASLQDLSELVVEGDTQVTPVPGGARLRTLEPIPLKLYRNGIMMFDGPFQPFYDPSTQRCLRDILDGFFPSELQRLYPNGVPFKVSDLRNQVYLEDGLDPFPGEGRVVGRQRMHKALDRVEEHPGSRMTAEKFLNRLPKFVIRQGEVVDIRGPIRDTLQNCCPLSARIQEIVVETPTLAAERERSQESPNTPAPPLSMLRIKSENGEQAFLLMMQPDNTIGDVRALLAQARAMDASAFEIFSTFPPTLYQDDALTLQAAGLVPKAALLLRARRAPKSSPKFSPGPCPGPGPSPSPQ, from the exons TCCCTGCATCGCATAACTCGGAGCTGATGGCCTCCATGACGAGGAAGTTGTGGGACCTGGAGCAGCAGGTGAAGGCCCAGACTGATGAGATACTGTCCAAG GATCGGAAGATAGCGGCCCTGGAGGACCTGGTGCAGACCCTCCAGCCACATCCAG CCGAGGCAACCCTGCAGCGGCAGGAGGAACTGGAGACGATGTGCGTGCAGCTGCAGCGGCAGGTCAGGGAGATGGAG CGGTTCCTCGGTGACTATGGCCTGCAGTGGGTGGGCGAGCCCATGGACCAGGAGGACTCAGAGAGCAAGACGGTCTCAGAGGATGGCGAGAGGGACTGGATGACAGCCAAGAAGTTCTGGAAGCCAG GGGACTCATTGGCGCCCCCTGAGGTGGACTTTGACAGGCTGCTGGCCAGCCTGCAGGATCTTAGTGAGCTGGTGGTAGAGGGTGACACCCAGGTGACACCAGTGCCCGGCGGGGCACGGCTGCGTACCCTCGAGCCCATCCCGCTGAAGCTCTACCGGAATGGCATCATGATGTTCGACGGGCCCTTCCAGCCCTTCTACGATCCCTCCACACAG CGCTGTCTCCGAGACATATTGGATGGCTTCTTTCCCTCAGAGCTCCAGCGACTGTACCCCAACGGGGTCCCCTTTAAG GTGAGTGACTTGCGCAATCAGGTCTACCTGGAGGATGGGCTGGACCCCTTCCCAGGCGAGGGCCGTGTGGTGGGCAGGCAGCGGATGCACAAGGCCTTGGACAGGGTGGAGGAGCACCCAG GCTCCAGGATGACTGCTGAGAAATTTCTGAACAGGCTCCCCAAGTTTGTGATCCGGCAAGGCGAGGTGGTTGACATCCGGGGCCCCATCAGGGACACCTTGCAG AACTGCTGCCCATTGTCTGCCCGGATCCAGGAGATTGTGGTGGAGACGCCCACCTTGGCCGCTGAACGAGAGAG GAGCCAGGAGTCGCCCAACACGCCGGCACCCCCGCTCTCCATGCTGCGCATCAAGTCTGAGAATGGGGAACAGGCCTTCCTACTGATGATGCAGCCTGACAACACCATTGGGGATGTGCGAGCTCTGCTAGCGCAGGCCAG GGCCATGGATGCCTCCGCCTTTGAGATCTTCAGCACATTCCCACCCACCCTCTACCAGGATGATGCACTCACGCTGCAGGCTGCAGGCCTGGTGCCCAAAGCAGCACTGCTGCTGCGGGCACGCCGAGCCCCGAAGTCCAGCCCGAAATTCAGTCCTGGTCCCTGTCCCGGTCCCGGCCCCAGTCCCAGCCCCCAATAA
- the UBXN11 gene encoding UBX domain-containing protein 11 isoform X3, which produces MSSPLASLSKTRKVPLPSEPVNPGRRGIRIYGDVPASHNSELMASMTRKLWDLEQQVKAQTDEILSKVGLQDRKIAALEDLVQTLQPHPAEATLQRQEELETMCVQLQRQVREMERFLGDYGLQWVGEPMDQEDSESKTVSEDGERDWMTAKKFWKPGDSLAPPEVDFDRLLASLQDLSELVVEGDTQVTPVPGGARLRTLEPIPLKLYRNGIMMFDGPFQPFYDPSTQRCLRDILDGFFPSELQRLYPNGVPFKVSDLRNQVYLEDGLDPFPGEGRVVGRQRMHKALDRVEEHPGSRMTAEKFLNRLPKFVIRQGEVVDIRGPIRDTLQNCCPLSARIQEIVVETPTLAAERERSQESPNTPAPPLSMLRIKSENGEQAFLLMMQPDNTIGDVRALLAQARAMDASAFEIFSTFPPTLYQDDALTLQAAGLVPKAALLLRARRAPKSSPKFSPGPCPGPGPSPSPQ; this is translated from the exons TCCCTGCATCGCATAACTCGGAGCTGATGGCCTCCATGACGAGGAAGTTGTGGGACCTGGAGCAGCAGGTGAAGGCCCAGACTGATGAGATACTGTCCAAGGTGGGGCTCCAG GATCGGAAGATAGCGGCCCTGGAGGACCTGGTGCAGACCCTCCAGCCACATCCAG CCGAGGCAACCCTGCAGCGGCAGGAGGAACTGGAGACGATGTGCGTGCAGCTGCAGCGGCAGGTCAGGGAGATGGAG CGGTTCCTCGGTGACTATGGCCTGCAGTGGGTGGGCGAGCCCATGGACCAGGAGGACTCAGAGAGCAAGACGGTCTCAGAGGATGGCGAGAGGGACTGGATGACAGCCAAGAAGTTCTGGAAGCCAG GGGACTCATTGGCGCCCCCTGAGGTGGACTTTGACAGGCTGCTGGCCAGCCTGCAGGATCTTAGTGAGCTGGTGGTAGAGGGTGACACCCAGGTGACACCAGTGCCCGGCGGGGCACGGCTGCGTACCCTCGAGCCCATCCCGCTGAAGCTCTACCGGAATGGCATCATGATGTTCGACGGGCCCTTCCAGCCCTTCTACGATCCCTCCACACAG CGCTGTCTCCGAGACATATTGGATGGCTTCTTTCCCTCAGAGCTCCAGCGACTGTACCCCAACGGGGTCCCCTTTAAG GTGAGTGACTTGCGCAATCAGGTCTACCTGGAGGATGGGCTGGACCCCTTCCCAGGCGAGGGCCGTGTGGTGGGCAGGCAGCGGATGCACAAGGCCTTGGACAGGGTGGAGGAGCACCCAG GCTCCAGGATGACTGCTGAGAAATTTCTGAACAGGCTCCCCAAGTTTGTGATCCGGCAAGGCGAGGTGGTTGACATCCGGGGCCCCATCAGGGACACCTTGCAG AACTGCTGCCCATTGTCTGCCCGGATCCAGGAGATTGTGGTGGAGACGCCCACCTTGGCCGCTGAACGAGAGAG GAGCCAGGAGTCGCCCAACACGCCGGCACCCCCGCTCTCCATGCTGCGCATCAAGTCTGAGAATGGGGAACAGGCCTTCCTACTGATGATGCAGCCTGACAACACCATTGGGGATGTGCGAGCTCTGCTAGCGCAGGCCAG GGCCATGGATGCCTCCGCCTTTGAGATCTTCAGCACATTCCCACCCACCCTCTACCAGGATGATGCACTCACGCTGCAGGCTGCAGGCCTGGTGCCCAAAGCAGCACTGCTGCTGCGGGCACGCCGAGCCCCGAAGTCCAGCCCGAAATTCAGTCCTGGTCCCTGTCCCGGTCCCGGCCCCAGTCCCAGCCCCCAATAA
- the UBXN11 gene encoding UBX domain-containing protein 11 isoform X8: protein MASMTRKLWDLEQQVKAQTDEILSKDRKIAALEDLVQTLQPHPAEATLQRQEELETMCVQLQRQVREMERFLGDYGLQWVGEPMDQEDSESKTVSEDGERDWMTAKKFWKPGDSLAPPEVDFDRLLASLQDLSELVVEGDTQVTPVPGGARLRTLEPIPLKLYRNGIMMFDGPFQPFYDPSTQRCLRDILDGFFPSELQRLYPNGVPFKVSDLRNQVYLEDGLDPFPGEGRVVGRQRMHKALDRVEEHPGSRMTAEKFLNRLPKFVIRQGEVVDIRGPIRDTLQNCCPLSARIQEIVVETPTLAAERERSQESPNTPAPPLSMLRIKSENGEQAFLLMMQPDNTIGDVRALLAQARAMDASAFEIFSTFPPTLYQDDALTLQAAGLVPKAALLLRARRAPKSSPKFSPGPCPGPGPSPSPQ from the exons ATGGCCTCCATGACGAGGAAGTTGTGGGACCTGGAGCAGCAGGTGAAGGCCCAGACTGATGAGATACTGTCCAAG GATCGGAAGATAGCGGCCCTGGAGGACCTGGTGCAGACCCTCCAGCCACATCCAG CCGAGGCAACCCTGCAGCGGCAGGAGGAACTGGAGACGATGTGCGTGCAGCTGCAGCGGCAGGTCAGGGAGATGGAG CGGTTCCTCGGTGACTATGGCCTGCAGTGGGTGGGCGAGCCCATGGACCAGGAGGACTCAGAGAGCAAGACGGTCTCAGAGGATGGCGAGAGGGACTGGATGACAGCCAAGAAGTTCTGGAAGCCAG GGGACTCATTGGCGCCCCCTGAGGTGGACTTTGACAGGCTGCTGGCCAGCCTGCAGGATCTTAGTGAGCTGGTGGTAGAGGGTGACACCCAGGTGACACCAGTGCCCGGCGGGGCACGGCTGCGTACCCTCGAGCCCATCCCGCTGAAGCTCTACCGGAATGGCATCATGATGTTCGACGGGCCCTTCCAGCCCTTCTACGATCCCTCCACACAG CGCTGTCTCCGAGACATATTGGATGGCTTCTTTCCCTCAGAGCTCCAGCGACTGTACCCCAACGGGGTCCCCTTTAAG GTGAGTGACTTGCGCAATCAGGTCTACCTGGAGGATGGGCTGGACCCCTTCCCAGGCGAGGGCCGTGTGGTGGGCAGGCAGCGGATGCACAAGGCCTTGGACAGGGTGGAGGAGCACCCAG GCTCCAGGATGACTGCTGAGAAATTTCTGAACAGGCTCCCCAAGTTTGTGATCCGGCAAGGCGAGGTGGTTGACATCCGGGGCCCCATCAGGGACACCTTGCAG AACTGCTGCCCATTGTCTGCCCGGATCCAGGAGATTGTGGTGGAGACGCCCACCTTGGCCGCTGAACGAGAGAG GAGCCAGGAGTCGCCCAACACGCCGGCACCCCCGCTCTCCATGCTGCGCATCAAGTCTGAGAATGGGGAACAGGCCTTCCTACTGATGATGCAGCCTGACAACACCATTGGGGATGTGCGAGCTCTGCTAGCGCAGGCCAG GGCCATGGATGCCTCCGCCTTTGAGATCTTCAGCACATTCCCACCCACCCTCTACCAGGATGATGCACTCACGCTGCAGGCTGCAGGCCTGGTGCCCAAAGCAGCACTGCTGCTGCGGGCACGCCGAGCCCCGAAGTCCAGCCCGAAATTCAGTCCTGGTCCCTGTCCCGGTCCCGGCCCCAGTCCCAGCCCCCAATAA
- the UBXN11 gene encoding UBX domain-containing protein 11 isoform X7, with protein MASMTRKLWDLEQQVKAQTDEILSKVGLQDRKIAALEDLVQTLQPHPAEATLQRQEELETMCVQLQRQVREMERFLGDYGLQWVGEPMDQEDSESKTVSEDGERDWMTAKKFWKPGDSLAPPEVDFDRLLASLQDLSELVVEGDTQVTPVPGGARLRTLEPIPLKLYRNGIMMFDGPFQPFYDPSTQRCLRDILDGFFPSELQRLYPNGVPFKVSDLRNQVYLEDGLDPFPGEGRVVGRQRMHKALDRVEEHPGSRMTAEKFLNRLPKFVIRQGEVVDIRGPIRDTLQNCCPLSARIQEIVVETPTLAAERERSQESPNTPAPPLSMLRIKSENGEQAFLLMMQPDNTIGDVRALLAQARAMDASAFEIFSTFPPTLYQDDALTLQAAGLVPKAALLLRARRAPKSSPKFSPGPCPGPGPSPSPQ; from the exons ATGGCCTCCATGACGAGGAAGTTGTGGGACCTGGAGCAGCAGGTGAAGGCCCAGACTGATGAGATACTGTCCAAGGTGGGGCTCCAG GATCGGAAGATAGCGGCCCTGGAGGACCTGGTGCAGACCCTCCAGCCACATCCAG CCGAGGCAACCCTGCAGCGGCAGGAGGAACTGGAGACGATGTGCGTGCAGCTGCAGCGGCAGGTCAGGGAGATGGAG CGGTTCCTCGGTGACTATGGCCTGCAGTGGGTGGGCGAGCCCATGGACCAGGAGGACTCAGAGAGCAAGACGGTCTCAGAGGATGGCGAGAGGGACTGGATGACAGCCAAGAAGTTCTGGAAGCCAG GGGACTCATTGGCGCCCCCTGAGGTGGACTTTGACAGGCTGCTGGCCAGCCTGCAGGATCTTAGTGAGCTGGTGGTAGAGGGTGACACCCAGGTGACACCAGTGCCCGGCGGGGCACGGCTGCGTACCCTCGAGCCCATCCCGCTGAAGCTCTACCGGAATGGCATCATGATGTTCGACGGGCCCTTCCAGCCCTTCTACGATCCCTCCACACAG CGCTGTCTCCGAGACATATTGGATGGCTTCTTTCCCTCAGAGCTCCAGCGACTGTACCCCAACGGGGTCCCCTTTAAG GTGAGTGACTTGCGCAATCAGGTCTACCTGGAGGATGGGCTGGACCCCTTCCCAGGCGAGGGCCGTGTGGTGGGCAGGCAGCGGATGCACAAGGCCTTGGACAGGGTGGAGGAGCACCCAG GCTCCAGGATGACTGCTGAGAAATTTCTGAACAGGCTCCCCAAGTTTGTGATCCGGCAAGGCGAGGTGGTTGACATCCGGGGCCCCATCAGGGACACCTTGCAG AACTGCTGCCCATTGTCTGCCCGGATCCAGGAGATTGTGGTGGAGACGCCCACCTTGGCCGCTGAACGAGAGAG GAGCCAGGAGTCGCCCAACACGCCGGCACCCCCGCTCTCCATGCTGCGCATCAAGTCTGAGAATGGGGAACAGGCCTTCCTACTGATGATGCAGCCTGACAACACCATTGGGGATGTGCGAGCTCTGCTAGCGCAGGCCAG GGCCATGGATGCCTCCGCCTTTGAGATCTTCAGCACATTCCCACCCACCCTCTACCAGGATGATGCACTCACGCTGCAGGCTGCAGGCCTGGTGCCCAAAGCAGCACTGCTGCTGCGGGCACGCCGAGCCCCGAAGTCCAGCCCGAAATTCAGTCCTGGTCCCTGTCCCGGTCCCGGCCCCAGTCCCAGCCCCCAATAA
- the SH3BGRL3 gene encoding SH3 domain-binding glutamic acid-rich-like protein 3 (The RefSeq protein has 2 substitutions compared to this genomic sequence), with product MSGRRVYSTSVTGSREIKSQQSEVTRILDGKRIQYQLVDISQDNALRDEMRALAGNPKATPPQIVNGDQYCGDYELFVEAVEQNTLQEFLKLA from the exons ATGAGCGGCCTGCGCGTCTACAGCACGTCGGTCACCGGCTCCCGCGAA ATCAAGTCCCAACAGAGCGAGGTGACCCGAATCCTGGATGGGAAGCGCATCCAATACCAGCTAGTGGACATCTCCCAGGACAACGCCCTGAGGGATGAGATGCGAGCCTTGGCGGGCAACCCCAAGGCCACCCCACCCCAGATTGTCAACGGGGACCAGTACTGTGGG GACTATGAGCTCTTCGTGGAGGCTGTGGAACAAAACAAGCTGCAGGAGTTCCTGAAGCTGGCCTGA
- the CEP85 gene encoding centrosomal protein of 85 kDa isoform X3, protein MESWQKQYDSLQKIVEKQQQKMDQLRSQVQSLEQEVAQEEGTSQALREEAQRRDSALQQLRTAVKELSVQNQDLIEKNLTLQEHLRQAQPGSPPSPDTAQLALELHQELASCLQDLQAVCSIVTQRAQGHDPNLSLLLGIHSAQHPETQLDLQKPDVIKRKLEEVQQLRRDIEDLRTTMSDRYAQDMGENCVTQ, encoded by the exons ATGGAGTCCTGGCAGAAGCAATATGATTCGCTCCAAAAG ATTgtggagaagcagcagcagaagatgGATCAGTTGCGCTCACAAGTACAG AGCCTAGAGCAGGAAGTGGCTCAAGAAGAAGGAACAAGCCAGGCCCTGAGAGAGGAGGCCCAGCGAAGGGATTCAGCCCTGCAGCAGTTGCGCACAGCCGTGAAGGAG CTTTCAGTGCAAAACCAGGACTTGATTGAGAAGAATCTGACGCTCCAGGAACACCTGCGCCAGGCCCAACCAGGGTCTCCACCTTCACCAGACACGGCCCAGCTGGCACTTGAGCTGCACCAGGAGTTGGCCAGTTGCCTTCAAGATCTGCAGGCTGTCTGTAGCATTGTGACCCAGAGGGCCCAGGGCCATGACCCCAATCTCTCCCTGCTTCTGGGCATTCACT CAGCACAGCACCCAGAGACTCAGCTAGATTTGCAGAAGCCAGATGTGATCAAGAGGAAACTAGAAGAGGTTCAACAGCTGCGTCGTGACATTGAGGACTTAAGGACCACCATGTCAGACAGATATGCCCAGGACATGGGAGAAAACTGTGTCACACAGTGA